A stretch of the Maridesulfovibrio zosterae DSM 11974 genome encodes the following:
- a CDS encoding lysophospholipid acyltransferase family protein, with translation MGYERCSELFRLRSPFEDSFRGAIFSLFEKPLSSLLCLPHLNSLYNITQDEKCWDGQTDFVSKALKLLGVNSEIDKQDLKRIPKNGPSVVVANHPFGVVEGLLLIRILKMVRPDVKVMANFMLGLVPEMREHLISVDPFGRKDSQMGNISGLKEAVKWVKGGGMLAVFPAGEVASLKIKDRKVEDPLWSPTVAGIIKKTKASATPVFFNGRNSALFQAMGMVHPRLRTVLIPRENLKKRSGSVEFAVGNTISGERLLDFEKNSDLIQYLRFRTYALQSRFKKNKALIPVFRKKEKPLCEKIGQNRILSELESLGRDSILAENTDFIVFEVHSSKCPFILREIGRLREKTFREVGEGTGQAVDVDRFDNTFIHLVLWSRENSEIAGAYRFARTDELIDRFGLNGVYSHSFFRFDKTFFDHVSPSLELGRSFISSKYQRNMFSLMMLWKGVAGYLSNNPKYRYLFGCVSISNDYKKLSREFIADSLMTHNGRDDLAKLVSPVKPLKFKKLKYWKKALPEKKISSPDDLEKVVQDIEGGVGIPVLLRHYLKLGGKLAGFSVDPDFGNSLDGLIVVDLLETSERSLKKFMGKDKATKYLEYHRKIAPVISEKCEGDDDNVAV, from the coding sequence ATGGGTTATGAAAGATGTTCAGAGCTGTTTCGTCTGAGGTCGCCTTTCGAAGATTCTTTTAGAGGGGCTATTTTTTCACTTTTTGAAAAGCCGCTATCCAGCCTATTGTGTCTGCCGCATTTAAATTCATTGTATAATATTACGCAGGATGAAAAATGCTGGGATGGGCAGACAGATTTTGTGAGTAAAGCCCTTAAGCTTCTAGGTGTAAATTCTGAAATAGATAAGCAGGATCTTAAACGAATTCCTAAAAATGGCCCGTCAGTAGTTGTAGCTAACCATCCGTTTGGTGTTGTTGAAGGTCTCCTTTTGATAAGGATTCTTAAAATGGTACGTCCTGACGTGAAGGTAATGGCAAATTTTATGCTTGGGCTTGTTCCTGAAATGCGTGAACATCTTATTTCTGTAGATCCCTTTGGGCGTAAAGATTCTCAAATGGGTAATATCTCGGGATTGAAAGAGGCTGTGAAGTGGGTAAAAGGAGGAGGGATGCTTGCTGTCTTTCCTGCTGGAGAAGTAGCCAGTTTGAAGATTAAAGACCGTAAAGTTGAGGACCCTTTATGGAGTCCGACTGTTGCCGGGATAATAAAGAAAACCAAAGCAAGTGCAACTCCTGTTTTCTTCAATGGACGTAACAGTGCTTTATTTCAGGCCATGGGCATGGTCCATCCTAGATTAAGGACTGTTCTGATTCCTCGTGAGAATTTAAAGAAAAGGTCAGGCTCTGTCGAATTTGCAGTAGGCAATACCATTAGCGGTGAACGGCTTCTGGATTTTGAAAAGAATAGTGACCTTATTCAATATTTGAGATTTAGAACCTATGCACTCCAGTCAAGATTTAAAAAAAATAAAGCTTTGATTCCAGTTTTTAGAAAAAAAGAGAAGCCGTTATGCGAAAAAATCGGGCAAAATAGAATCCTTTCTGAGCTTGAGTCATTGGGCAGAGACAGTATTCTAGCTGAAAACACTGATTTTATAGTTTTTGAAGTCCATTCATCAAAGTGTCCATTTATTTTGCGTGAAATCGGTAGGCTCAGAGAAAAAACATTTCGTGAGGTTGGCGAGGGAACCGGACAGGCTGTTGATGTGGATCGTTTTGATAATACATTTATACATCTGGTGCTTTGGAGTCGTGAAAATAGTGAAATTGCCGGTGCTTATCGTTTTGCCCGTACAGATGAGTTAATTGACAGATTTGGATTGAACGGTGTTTATAGTCATTCTTTTTTTAGATTTGATAAAACTTTTTTTGATCATGTCAGTCCTTCTCTTGAGCTTGGACGTTCATTCATTAGCTCAAAATATCAGCGTAATATGTTCTCACTAATGATGCTTTGGAAGGGGGTGGCAGGGTACCTTTCAAATAATCCTAAATATAGATACCTATTCGGGTGTGTCAGCATTTCAAATGATTATAAAAAATTATCCCGTGAGTTTATTGCTGATTCGCTCATGACACATAATGGGCGTGATGATCTGGCAAAGCTAGTTTCGCCGGTTAAGCCTCTTAAGTTCAAGAAACTTAAGTACTGGAAAAAAGCTTTGCCTGAAAAAAAAATTTCCAGTCCAGATGATCTTGAGAAAGTAGTGCAGGATATTGAAGGAGGTGTCGGCATACCTGTTTTGCTGCGTCATTATTTGAAGCTTGGTGGTAAACTTGCCGGTTTTAGTGTTGATCCTGATTTTGGAAATTCTTTAGACGGTTTGATAGTTGTTGATCTGTTAGAAACTTCAGAACGCAGTTTAAAAAAGTTTATGGGTAAAGATAAGGCAACAAAATACCTTGAGTATCATCGCAAAATTGCACCTGTTATCAGTGAAAAATGTGAAGGAGATGACGATAATGTTGCCGTATAG
- a CDS encoding alpha-amylase family glycosyl hydrolase gives MEKSYFGARIRKNGDCSFRIFAPHIQKAEITIQNTNIHKEKLNQTGHGFYETTISNVTPGTAYSFTLDNFAGIPDPASRWQPNGLRNASIVIDHHFFDWQGDNFKGLPISEMVLYEVHVGAFSAEHTFSGLISRLDHLKKLGINTLQLMPVAQFSGTHGWGYKTSFPYAVHSPYGSPDDLKTLIKRCHLNGIAVVIDASFASLNPVRELEPVYTPFFSEKYSLPHGLALNYDEKHSIGVREYFLDCALSWFRDYRIDGMRINDAHTIIDQTPTHFLEELSIKVKEFALLNNRNCVLITGDKRNELRPVLPFEKGGYNMDALYNDDFHSALQYRLTGEKDGIHRDYAHPDRIISAMQYGFAYRGELSEHHQRIQGRTKAELSGCKFVVYSQSHDPDSEPQDHCRIIEKAGFEAAKLSAGATLLSPYVPMIFMGEEYGESAPFDYFSNTESLPDAKHTFENCQLHWNSTESAQGKAMLTLYKKLLKIRQEHPAIHETCRSRCQVQEIKPGLVMVIRNSKSGNRQYAATLFNFNNKESEANFSNHLPDGLWGVELYSATPDLGGSAHPLPSKVSRKSVINLAPQSFVLLLHQTIKN, from the coding sequence ATGGAAAAATCTTACTTCGGCGCAAGAATACGTAAAAACGGAGACTGTTCCTTCAGAATTTTCGCACCTCACATACAAAAAGCTGAAATAACAATACAAAATACTAATATACATAAAGAAAAATTAAACCAGACTGGACACGGATTTTATGAAACAACAATCAGTAATGTAACACCTGGAACAGCATACTCTTTTACACTGGATAATTTTGCCGGGATACCTGATCCGGCTTCCCGCTGGCAGCCAAATGGATTACGAAACGCTTCTATAGTTATTGATCACCATTTTTTTGACTGGCAGGGAGATAACTTTAAAGGTCTACCCATAAGTGAAATGGTTCTTTATGAAGTTCACGTAGGGGCATTCAGCGCAGAACATACTTTTTCAGGCTTGATCTCCAGACTTGACCACCTAAAAAAACTTGGCATCAATACCCTGCAACTCATGCCTGTTGCACAATTTTCAGGAACTCATGGATGGGGTTATAAAACGTCTTTCCCTTACGCAGTACACAGCCCATACGGTTCTCCGGACGACTTAAAGACTCTTATAAAACGCTGCCATCTTAATGGAATTGCAGTTGTGATTGATGCTTCGTTCGCCAGTCTTAATCCGGTTAGAGAACTTGAACCTGTTTATACTCCTTTTTTCAGTGAAAAGTACTCTCTCCCTCATGGTCTGGCACTAAATTATGATGAAAAACACAGCATTGGAGTACGCGAATATTTTCTTGATTGTGCATTGTCATGGTTCCGAGATTATCGCATTGACGGAATGCGCATTAATGATGCCCACACAATAATTGATCAGACACCAACCCATTTTTTAGAAGAACTCTCCATCAAAGTGAAAGAATTTGCGCTGTTAAATAACAGGAATTGCGTCTTAATCACCGGAGACAAGCGAAACGAGCTGAGGCCAGTCCTTCCCTTTGAAAAGGGTGGATACAATATGGACGCTCTCTATAATGACGACTTTCATAGTGCCCTGCAATATCGTCTTACCGGAGAAAAAGATGGAATTCACAGGGACTATGCTCACCCCGACCGCATTATATCAGCAATGCAATATGGATTCGCTTACCGGGGCGAATTATCGGAGCATCATCAAAGGATTCAGGGACGGACCAAGGCTGAACTCAGTGGCTGTAAATTTGTAGTATACTCTCAAAGTCATGACCCTGATTCTGAACCGCAAGATCATTGCCGCATTATTGAAAAAGCAGGATTCGAAGCGGCCAAACTTAGTGCTGGAGCAACTCTGCTCTCTCCGTACGTACCTATGATTTTTATGGGAGAGGAATATGGTGAATCTGCCCCATTCGACTATTTCTCAAATACAGAATCCCTTCCTGATGCAAAACACACCTTTGAAAACTGCCAGTTACATTGGAACAGTACAGAATCAGCACAGGGAAAAGCAATGCTTACCCTTTATAAAAAGTTACTTAAAATAAGACAGGAGCATCCTGCTATTCATGAAACATGTCGAAGTCGTTGTCAGGTTCAGGAAATTAAGCCTGGACTGGTTATGGTTATTCGCAACTCAAAGTCAGGGAATAGACAGTACGCAGCAACCCTATTTAATTTTAATAACAAAGAGTCAGAAGCCAATTTTTCAAACCACCTACCGGACGGATTATGGGGAGTTGAGTTATACAGCGCAACACCAGACTTAGGAGGATCAGCACACCCCTTGCCATCGAAAGTATCCAGAAAGAGCGTTATCAACTTAGCACCGCAATCTTTTGTCCTTCTACTCCACCAGACAATAAAGAATTAG
- the malQ gene encoding 4-alpha-glucanotransferase, with protein MKRSSGVLLHFTSLPSRFGIGDLGPAAYDFADFLAEAGQRFWQVLPITPTSPELCNSPYSGFSAYAANPILISPELMVEYGLLEYEEILECTLPDSEHADFKSALHIKKTLLRKAFSRNANTILDNPSFNQFIWDNMHWINDFALFTAVKKHFANESWTKWPEDIRDRTEEGLHHWGEKLYREILFVKFCQWIFFRQWGQLKDHLDEIGVELIGDVPIYVTHDSSDVWANRRIFKLDEHGNSYCVAGVPPDYFSKTGQLWGNPVYNWDVLKEENFGWWLSRMRHNLGLYHWVRLDHFRGFSAYWEVPADAKTAIEGYWVPAPGHDFFEKLSCNEGCLHIIAEDLGHITPDVTYLKDRFHLPGMNLLQFSFGDDIGYCGDALHNHRRNSVVYTGTHDNNTNRGWYNDDADEISRRHLLAYLGLNWIDESTISWKLIRLLMSSVGCLCIIQAQDLLNLDSKARMNIPGEADGNWGWKLLPGQLTPLIRERLGEMTELFGRTSKID; from the coding sequence ATGAAACGTTCAAGCGGCGTACTTTTACATTTTACTTCATTACCATCACGATTTGGTATCGGTGATCTAGGGCCGGCAGCTTATGATTTTGCAGACTTTCTGGCAGAAGCAGGTCAAAGATTCTGGCAAGTTCTGCCGATAACTCCGACGTCACCGGAATTATGCAACTCCCCATATTCAGGTTTCTCTGCATATGCCGCTAACCCGATTCTCATCAGCCCTGAACTTATGGTCGAATACGGACTGCTGGAATACGAAGAAATACTTGAATGCACACTTCCAGACAGCGAACATGCTGATTTTAAATCGGCACTGCATATAAAAAAAACATTACTGCGCAAAGCATTCAGCCGAAATGCCAACACTATTCTCGATAATCCGTCATTCAATCAGTTTATCTGGGATAATATGCACTGGATTAATGATTTTGCTCTTTTCACAGCCGTAAAAAAACATTTTGCAAATGAAAGCTGGACCAAATGGCCGGAAGATATCAGAGACCGCACTGAAGAAGGTTTACACCATTGGGGAGAAAAACTTTACCGAGAAATTCTATTCGTAAAATTTTGTCAATGGATTTTCTTCCGCCAGTGGGGTCAGCTCAAAGATCACCTTGATGAAATCGGAGTTGAGCTGATTGGAGATGTGCCCATATATGTGACCCATGACAGCTCGGATGTATGGGCTAATCGACGTATTTTCAAACTTGATGAACATGGAAACTCATACTGCGTTGCAGGTGTTCCACCTGACTATTTCAGCAAGACAGGACAACTCTGGGGCAATCCGGTATACAACTGGGATGTTCTCAAAGAAGAAAACTTTGGCTGGTGGCTCAGCAGGATGAGGCACAACCTAGGACTCTATCACTGGGTTCGGCTTGACCATTTTAGAGGGTTTTCTGCATACTGGGAAGTTCCGGCTGACGCAAAAACAGCTATTGAAGGATATTGGGTACCAGCTCCAGGACACGATTTTTTTGAAAAACTCAGCTGCAATGAAGGATGCCTGCACATTATAGCTGAAGATCTGGGACATATAACCCCGGACGTTACCTATTTAAAGGACAGATTCCATCTTCCGGGTATGAATTTACTGCAGTTCTCATTCGGAGATGATATAGGCTACTGTGGTGATGCACTGCATAATCACCGACGAAACTCAGTAGTTTATACTGGAACCCACGACAATAACACTAACCGTGGTTGGTATAATGACGATGCAGATGAGATAAGCCGTAGACACCTGCTGGCCTATCTCGGACTGAACTGGATAGACGAATCTACAATTTCATGGAAACTTATTAGACTGCTTATGTCCAGCGTAGGCTGCCTATGCATAATTCAAGCACAGGATCTACTGAATTTAGACAGCAAAGCACGTATGAACATCCCCGGAGAAGCGGATGGAAACTGGGGCTGGAAACTCCTGCCGGGACAGCTTACACCGCTCATCCGCGAACGTCTTGGTGAAATGACCGAACTTTTCGGTCGTACCAGTAAAATTGATTAA
- a CDS encoding NAD+ synthase, whose amino-acid sequence MNIALLQLNLTVGDLEGNLQLIIDGVHKAADHGAKLCVTSELAITGYPPRDLLLNADFVARCRDAVTELSHSIPEGMALLAGGVDINHDKMGNPLRNAAWLIEHGTVPRAFYKWLLPTYDVFDEQRYFEPAQDINFFELGGKRIGVTICEDIWNDSGDTFQKRYGRNPIHDMMAEHPDIIINLSASPFNIGKQLDREEMLGAIASKYKVPILYANQVGGNDDLVFDGRSCAFGVDGRLVARGHGFKEDIVVVDSECTKGNIAADDFSEEAEAWNAMVLGLNNYLSKTGFKQVVLGLSGGIDSALTAAVAAEALGPENVTGVLMPSPYSSKGSVDDSIALVENLGINSTTIPIHNLMKEFEQALAPTFKGLPANVTEENIQSRIRGNLVMAISNKIGALLVTTGNKSELAVGYCTIYGDMAGGLAVISDLYKTLVFKVCRWLNEQDRGEIIPAPIISKPPSAELRPDQKDEDSLPPYDVLDCIIELRVEKHLAESEIIAETGYDPEIVKHVLRLIKFSEFKRKQAAPGLKITSRAFGTGWRMPIACRFTG is encoded by the coding sequence ATGAATATAGCCCTGTTGCAATTGAATTTGACTGTTGGAGATCTTGAGGGAAATCTTCAGCTTATTATTGACGGCGTTCATAAGGCCGCTGATCATGGCGCGAAGCTATGTGTTACTTCTGAACTTGCAATTACCGGATATCCTCCACGCGATCTGCTCCTTAATGCTGATTTTGTTGCCCGCTGCAGAGATGCTGTAACTGAGCTTTCTCATAGCATTCCTGAAGGGATGGCTCTTCTTGCCGGGGGAGTTGATATTAATCATGATAAAATGGGTAATCCTCTGCGCAATGCAGCATGGCTGATTGAACACGGTACTGTTCCACGAGCTTTTTATAAATGGCTGCTGCCCACCTATGATGTATTTGATGAGCAGCGTTATTTTGAACCTGCACAGGATATTAATTTTTTTGAGTTAGGTGGAAAGCGTATAGGTGTAACCATCTGTGAAGATATCTGGAATGATAGTGGTGATACTTTTCAAAAGCGTTACGGACGCAATCCAATCCATGATATGATGGCTGAACATCCGGATATTATTATCAATCTTTCTGCGTCTCCTTTTAATATAGGTAAACAATTAGATCGTGAGGAGATGCTCGGAGCGATTGCTTCCAAGTATAAGGTTCCCATCTTGTATGCCAATCAGGTTGGGGGAAATGATGATCTGGTATTTGACGGTAGAAGCTGCGCATTTGGTGTTGATGGCAGACTTGTTGCGCGTGGTCATGGATTTAAAGAAGATATTGTTGTTGTTGATTCTGAATGTACTAAAGGTAATATTGCGGCTGATGATTTTTCTGAAGAAGCTGAAGCCTGGAATGCAATGGTGCTCGGCCTTAATAACTATCTGTCTAAAACTGGATTTAAACAGGTTGTTTTGGGACTTTCAGGCGGAATTGATTCAGCTCTTACAGCAGCCGTGGCCGCAGAGGCTCTCGGTCCTGAGAATGTAACCGGAGTTCTTATGCCGTCGCCATACTCCAGTAAAGGGAGTGTGGATGACTCAATTGCACTTGTTGAGAATCTTGGTATAAATTCTACTACAATACCCATCCATAATCTGATGAAAGAGTTTGAGCAGGCCCTTGCTCCGACTTTTAAGGGGTTACCTGCCAACGTGACTGAAGAAAATATTCAGTCCAGAATCCGCGGTAATCTTGTAATGGCTATATCAAACAAGATTGGAGCCTTATTGGTTACAACTGGCAATAAGAGTGAACTTGCTGTGGGCTATTGTACAATTTATGGAGATATGGCTGGTGGATTAGCCGTTATTTCAGATCTTTATAAAACTCTGGTCTTTAAAGTTTGCCGATGGCTGAATGAACAGGATCGTGGTGAAATAATACCGGCTCCCATAATATCAAAACCTCCTTCTGCAGAACTGCGTCCTGATCAAAAGGATGAAGATTCATTACCTCCTTATGATGTTTTGGATTGCATAATTGAGTTGCGAGTTGAAAAACATCTGGCCGAAAGTGAAATTATTGCTGAAACTGGTTATGATCCAGAAATTGTAAAACATGTCTTACGGCTTATAAAATTCTCAGAATTTAAGCGTAAACAGGCGGCACCTGGGTTGAAAATAACTTCCCGTGCTTTCGGGACCGGATGGAGAATGCCTATTGCCTGTCGCTTTACCGGTTAA
- a CDS encoding hybrid sensor histidine kinase/response regulator has protein sequence MFKIDKVQTRIGILIISISLITFIISGAYDYNAMRSNMLQEMNVKANGLVERLSESLITPLWNVDQAAINRIIMSEMNDKRIQAILVTEDNGKNVFSGKVRDNNWNITSFTAWPQGKLIKRKAEISIMKQPIGAVEIFLTPKFIEDELYQSLLNSLLRTMLLVALLMITLFIAMHRILISPIIKLTQTAKQISVDKNYSARVKFNSRGEMKTLLDNFNNMLQQIEEQDQKLKEYSGQLQERIHQSNKNLEKSYKELKQINKELESAKDAAEAASRSKSQFMANVSHEIRTPMNAIIGMADLTLSTDLNAKQREFLKIIVSSGHVLLRLINDILDFSKVEAGKLTLEDVNVNLHQLIYDTSDLFVEQMIASQTELAIDIRPDVPKRIICDPLRLRQVLINLTANAFKFTNKGEITITVSADMLTQNKSEIIFAIKDTGIGISEEIQPHLFEAFKQADGSTTRKYGGTGLGLTISKRIVNLMGGSIWLRSKTGEGSTFFFTITPKLAPNTSASEYLLPEELQESPVLIIDDNLAVRSVLARHLKGFGFVPTTAHSAEEGIEILKNKEGPPFRLVLIDLKLPGMNGDEASRKIREMFSQEELPILMITATEVDAALSKAHKAGITRLLTKPIKQASLFDTIMRTFGHDIPKDFTYEPFKEIEKEFRGFKVLLVEDNPINQQVAEHILIATGLTVESAANGKIAVEMIKNNSYDIILMDIQMPEMDGYEATDTIRNKMDIVDLPIIAMTAHAMRGDKEKCLKAGMNDYIPKPIDKAQMISTIRSFLIKENKTDHNAAINSIPKNKPDPGNSIKLNSININEVLERIGGDFNILTSILINFEKYNRDFIADTQDLLKKDKLKEAGDKAHTLKGSAANISATELSSAAFDLEKACKSNNKKQAELNLAVVNENLHQLALEIHKLTKEKQ, from the coding sequence TTGTTTAAAATTGATAAAGTCCAAACACGCATCGGTATATTAATCATATCAATATCGTTGATCACTTTCATTATATCAGGAGCATATGACTACAATGCGATGCGTAGTAACATGCTTCAAGAAATGAATGTAAAAGCAAATGGACTTGTTGAAAGACTTTCTGAATCGCTTATAACCCCTCTCTGGAATGTTGATCAGGCTGCAATAAACAGGATTATCATGTCAGAAATGAATGATAAAAGAATCCAAGCAATTCTTGTAACTGAAGATAATGGGAAAAATGTTTTTTCAGGAAAAGTAAGAGATAATAACTGGAATATTACAAGCTTTACAGCATGGCCACAAGGAAAGCTGATTAAACGAAAAGCAGAAATTTCAATCATGAAGCAGCCAATAGGAGCAGTTGAAATTTTTCTTACTCCTAAATTCATTGAAGATGAATTGTATCAGTCACTGCTAAATTCATTGTTAAGGACTATGCTCCTTGTTGCACTACTAATGATTACACTGTTCATTGCAATGCACAGAATTCTAATTTCACCTATTATCAAACTTACACAAACGGCAAAACAAATTTCTGTTGATAAAAATTACAGCGCTCGTGTTAAATTTAATTCACGTGGAGAAATGAAAACTCTTCTCGATAACTTCAATAATATGCTTCAACAAATTGAAGAACAAGACCAAAAACTTAAAGAATATAGTGGACAGCTTCAAGAAAGAATACACCAAAGCAATAAAAATCTTGAAAAGAGTTACAAAGAATTAAAACAAATTAATAAGGAACTCGAAAGTGCAAAAGACGCAGCTGAAGCTGCATCAAGATCAAAAAGCCAGTTCATGGCAAATGTCAGCCATGAAATAAGAACTCCTATGAATGCCATTATAGGCATGGCAGACCTTACTCTTTCTACAGACTTAAATGCAAAGCAGCGTGAATTTTTAAAAATTATAGTAAGTTCAGGTCATGTATTGCTACGATTGATAAATGATATCCTTGATTTTTCAAAAGTGGAGGCTGGCAAACTAACTTTGGAAGACGTTAACGTAAACCTGCATCAACTCATCTATGATACGTCTGATTTATTTGTCGAGCAAATGATTGCATCACAAACCGAGCTTGCCATTGATATTCGCCCTGATGTCCCGAAAAGAATCATCTGTGATCCCTTGAGGCTGAGACAAGTTCTTATTAACCTCACAGCAAATGCCTTTAAATTCACGAACAAAGGTGAAATTACAATCACAGTTTCAGCAGATATGTTAACCCAGAATAAGTCTGAAATTATTTTTGCCATCAAAGATACTGGAATAGGGATATCAGAGGAAATTCAACCTCATCTTTTTGAAGCATTCAAACAGGCAGATGGATCAACTACTAGAAAATATGGTGGAACAGGTTTAGGGCTGACTATTTCAAAAAGGATTGTAAACCTGATGGGTGGAAGCATCTGGTTAAGAAGTAAAACAGGGGAAGGCAGCACCTTCTTCTTTACTATAACTCCTAAATTAGCGCCCAATACTTCAGCATCAGAATATCTTCTACCGGAAGAATTGCAGGAATCTCCTGTTCTGATAATTGACGATAATCTTGCTGTAAGAAGTGTTCTAGCACGGCATCTTAAAGGATTCGGATTTGTGCCTACAACCGCACATTCAGCTGAAGAAGGCATTGAAATATTAAAAAATAAAGAAGGACCTCCATTTAGATTAGTTCTTATAGACTTAAAACTCCCCGGAATGAACGGAGATGAGGCAAGCAGAAAAATCCGCGAAATGTTTTCTCAAGAAGAGCTACCTATATTAATGATTACCGCAACAGAAGTAGATGCAGCTCTCAGCAAGGCACATAAAGCAGGTATAACCAGATTGCTGACCAAACCAATTAAACAGGCATCTCTTTTTGACACAATAATGCGAACATTCGGTCATGATATCCCTAAGGATTTTACCTATGAACCATTCAAAGAGATTGAAAAAGAATTTCGAGGGTTCAAAGTTCTTCTAGTTGAGGACAACCCTATCAATCAACAAGTTGCTGAACATATTTTAATCGCAACAGGACTAACCGTTGAATCTGCTGCAAACGGTAAAATTGCAGTAGAAATGATTAAAAACAATAGTTACGACATCATTCTCATGGATATCCAGATGCCTGAAATGGATGGTTACGAGGCAACAGATACAATTCGCAACAAAATGGACATAGTAGACCTGCCTATCATAGCCATGACAGCCCATGCTATGCGCGGAGATAAAGAAAAATGCCTTAAAGCTGGAATGAATGACTATATTCCAAAACCAATTGATAAAGCACAAATGATAAGTACCATCCGTTCTTTTCTTATCAAAGAAAATAAAACTGATCACAATGCTGCTATCAATTCCATCCCCAAAAATAAGCCCGATCCAGGAAATTCTATAAAACTGAATTCAATTAATATTAATGAAGTGTTGGAACGTATTGGTGGTGATTTTAATATACTTACCAGTATTCTTATTAATTTTGAAAAATATAACAGGGATTTTATAGCAGATACTCAGGATCTACTCAAAAAGGATAAGCTTAAGGAAGCCGGTGATAAGGCACACACTCTGAAAGGGTCTGCAGCAAATATATCAGCAACAGAACTATCCTCCGCAGCGTTTGATCTGGAAAAAGCATGTAAATCAAATAACAAAAAACAGGCTGAGTTGAATCTGGCAGTTGTTAATGAAAATCTCCATCAACTGGCATTGGAAATTCACAAATTGACCAAAGAAAAACAGTAA